A genomic window from Silene latifolia isolate original U9 population chromosome Y, ASM4854445v1, whole genome shotgun sequence includes:
- the LOC141631621 gene encoding zinc finger BED domain-containing protein RICESLEEPER 2-like — translation MAIIKNLEVSIPFTELINHVSAYAKYMKDILTKKNSIRKLETIVFIKEGEKKKMESPFKQQGKDVNLKEKGKDTPPNRKKEIDDVEMALFEEHRIFHNKNQSLQSSPMTRMESSHDDNDTFNHIDERVIDVEEYEDHDEEDFEEEVSNKRSKVNPQKSTVQKRARPPKGPKLPSSSSNVSNIWCPGQPFVRNRKNQSPHWGHYVQAEVRDFAECIHCHKTLSCKSSNGTGTISNHLIRCPMLPANVDRNQKLITMESKTVVNDDGTIQTVNVPSVWSFDQEKARTSLAKMIIIDELPFKTVEGEGFKGFCKDMNPQFVIPSRFTVGRDCYKLYLEKRKMLHEYFGKMSSRVCLTTDCWTLGQNLGYMCLNAHFIDADWNLHKWIINFCQIPGHSGKVIGQSVEKCLSGWDLKNVMTITVDNASSNDVVVDYLRRKFNNSECDVMEGKYLHMRCASHILNLVVKEGLADLDKSILKIRTAVKFVRSSPSRTQKFMACAREEKISTKSLLCLDVETRWNSTYLMLETAMKFRKAFGLLINKDTQLQKEMRKLKEPLLADDWKHVSYFLPFLKIFYDATVKMSGSRCVTSNSYVDEIFGVGEVISEHLLHENEGIKKMAAKMKEKYDKYWGKIENLNLLLFVSLILDARWKFGYVDWVVKKAYGQEKGKMLSLNIRYFFQSLFDFYATPMANNKEAPCSTSSTSTTSMGVKSKEGETNDMFSFGSLLADKFELEMGGEVVKKTELEKYLEDDRESRERSFNILQWWKDNQKRYPILSKMARDVLAIPVSTVASESAFSTGGRILDSFRTSLAPSMVEALICAQDWLRTTNSPLVIEDALNELEKLQEGMQDLILEHHDR, via the exons atggcgATTATAAAGAACTTAGAGGTTTCTATACCATTCACGGAGCTAATCAACCATGTTTCGGCCTacgcgaaatacatgaaagatatccttaccaagaaAAATTCCATAAGAAAGTTGGAAACCATTGTCTTTAtaaag GAGGGTGAAAAGAAGAAGATGGAATCTCCATTCAAACAACAAGGGAAAGATGTAAATCTTAAAGAGAAGGGCAAAGATACACCGCCCAATCGGAAGAAAGAAATTGATGATGTTGAAATGGCTCTATTCGAAGAGCATAGAATCTTTCACAATAAGAAtcagagcttgcaaagctcacccatgacaa GAATGGAATCGAGTCATGACGATAATGACACCTTCAATCACATTGATGAAAGAGTCATAGATGTTGAGGAGTATGAGGACCATGATGAGGAGGACTttgaagaagaagtttcaaataaACGATCAAAGGTAAATCCTCAGAAGTCCACCGTGCAAAAGAGGGCGAGACCACCAAAAGGTCCAAAACTCCCTTCTAGCTCGAGCAATGTAAGTAATATCTGGTGCCCTGGACAACCTTTCGTTAGAAATAGAAAAAATCAGTCTCCTCATTGGGGACATTATGTGCAAGCTGAGGTTCGCGATTTTGCTGAATGCATACATTGTCATAAGACGTTAAGCTGTAAGTCGAGTAATGGAACTGGGACCATAAGCAATCATTTAATTCGTTGTCCAATGTTGCCTGCAAATGTTGATAGGAATCAAAAATTGATTACTATGGAGTCTAAAACTGTTGTGAATGATGATGGTACAATTCAAACTGTTAATGTTCCTTCTGTGTGGAGTTTTGATCAAGAAAAAGCTAGAACATCACTTGCTAAGATGATAATAATTGATGAGTTGCCTTTTAAAACTGTTGAAGGAGAGGGATTTAAGGGGTTTTGCAAGGATATGAATCCTCAGTTTGTTATTCCTTCGCGTTTTACAGTAGGTAGAGATTGTTATAAGTTGTACCTTGAGAAAAGAAAAATGTTACATGAGTATTTTGGGAAAATGTCTTCTAGAGTTTGTCTCACAACTGATTGTTGGACTTTGGGCCAAAATTTAGGGTACATGTGTTTAAATGCTCATTTTATTGATGCTGATTGGAATTTGCATAAATGGATCATTAATTTTTGTCAGATTCCGGGTCACTCGGGTAAGGTCATTGGTCAAAGTGTTGAGAAATGTCTTTCGGGTTGGGACTTGAAAAATGTCATGACGATTACCGTAGACAATGCTAGTTCTAATGATGTTGTTGTTGATTATTTAAGAAGGAAGTTCAATAATTCAGAATGTGATGTTATGGAAGGGAAATATTTGCATATGAGATGTGCATCTCATATCTTGAACTTGGTAGTGAAAGAGGGTTTGGCTGATTTAGATAAATCAATTCTCAAAATCCGAACTGCAGTTAAATTTGTAAGGTCTTCACCGTCAAGAACTCAAAAGTTTATGGCTTGTGCTCGTGAGGAAAAAATTTCTACTAAAAGTCTTTTATGCTTAGATGTTGAGACTAGGTGGAACTCCACCTATTTGATGTTAGAGACTGCCATGAAATTTAGAAAGGCATTTGGTTTATTGATTAATAAAGACACTCAACTTCAAAAAGAAATGAGAAAGCTTAAGGAACCCCTTCTAGCTGATGACTGGAAACATGTGTCTTACTTTCTACCTTTCTTGAAAATTTTTTATGATGCCACTGTGAAAATGTCGGGATCCCGTTGTGTCACTAGTAATAGCTATGTAGATGAGATATTTGGTGTTGGTGAGGTGATTAGCGAACATCTTCTCCATGAAAATGAAGGCATTAAGAAAATGGCAGCAAAAATGAAGGAGAAATATGACAAATATTGGGGTAAAATTGAGAATCTCAATTTGCTTTTGTTTGTGTCTCTTATCCTTGACGCAAGATGGAAGTTTGGGTATGTTGATTGGGTGGTGAAAAAAGCATATGGGCAGGAAAAAGGTAAAATGTTGTCCTTGAATATTAGATACTTTTTCCAATCTCTTTTCGACTTCTATGCTACTCCTATGGCTAATAACAAAGAAGCTCCATGTTCTACAAGTTCTACTTCTACCACTTCTATGGGTGTTAAGTCAAAAGAGGGTGAGACTAATGATATGTTTAGCTTTGGTTCCCTTTTGGCTGATAAATTTGAATTAGAAATGGGTGGTGAAGTTGTGAAAAAAACGGAGTTGGAGAAGTATTTAGAAGATGACCGGGAAAGTAGGGAACGATCTTTTAATATATTACAATGGTGGAAAGATAATCAAAAAAGATATCCCATACTTTCTAAGATGGCTAGAGATGTGCTTGCCATCCCGGTTTCTACCGTAGCTTCCGAGTCAGCTTTTAGCACGGGGGGTCGAATATTAGATTCATTTCGTACTTCCTTAGCTCCATCAATGGTGGAGGCCCTTATATGTGCACAAGATTGGCTCCGGACTACTAATTCTCCTCTTGTCATAGAAGATGCCTTGAATGAATTGGAAAAACTGCAAGAAG GTATGCAAGACTTGATCTTGGAGCATCATGATCGATGA